The following are from one region of the Acanthopagrus latus isolate v.2019 chromosome 2, fAcaLat1.1, whole genome shotgun sequence genome:
- the LOC119030411 gene encoding P2Y purinoceptor 3, protein MTHSVSSFPTESVISKSFSLDLFSSSELLTEPYTEDSFPSVTNFSESSSLRCTYKEDFKRILLPAVYTFVFLLGLPLNAAVIQKIWKTRPNLSKNNIYMLNLAIADFLYVMSLPLLIYNYGSHDYWPFGEFACKLVRFQFYSNLHGSILFLTCISVQRYVGICHPFAVWPKQGGRRMAWCICGGVWLVVVVLCAPTFHFAATGIQRNRTVCYDLSTPKRSVDYYPYGMALTCLGFLLPFMGVMVCYCRMAHILCRPVSYQGVSMATGEKRDKAVRMIIVVAAVFCISFLPFHLTKTMYLVVRTLPTVPCETRNLFSIIYKSTRPFASMNSFLDPILFYFTQPRYRRSTRRFVLRVTTLKDKGTSV, encoded by the exons ATGACACATTCTGTCAGCTCCTTCCCAACGGAAAGTGTCATCTCTAAATCCTTCTCCTTGGACCTCTTCTCTAGCAGTGAACTCCTGACAGAGCCATACACAGAGGACAGCTTCCCCAGTGTCACCAACTTCAGTGAGTCAAGCAGCCTCCGCTGCACCTACAAGGAGGACTTTAAACGTATTTTGCTTCCTGCTGTGTACACCTTTGTTTTCCTGCTCGGCCTTCCTCTCAACGCCGCTGTCATACAGAAGATATGGAAGACCCGGCCAAATCtgtccaaaaacaacatctatATGCTCAACTTAGCCATAGCCGACTTTCTgtatgtgatgtcacttccccTACTCATCTACAACTATGGCAGCCATGACTACTGGCCCTTTGGGGAGTTTGCCTGTAAACTGGTCAGGTTTCAGTTCTACAG TAATCTGCATGGCagcatcctcttcctcacctgcaTCAGTGTGCAGCGCTATGTGGGCATTTGCCACCCTTTTGCAGTGTGGCCCAAGCAAGGTGGTCGCAGGATGGCGTGGTGTATCTGTGGAGGGGTGTGGCTGGTGGTCGTCGTCCTGTGCGCACCAACTTTTCACTTTGCTGCAACAGGAATCCAGCGAAACCGCACGGTGTGTTATGATTTAAGCACACCGAAGCGTTCAGTAGACTACTATCCTTATGGCATGGCTCTGACCTGCCTCGGCTTCCTGTTGCCTTTCATGGGCGTGATGGTGTGCTACTGTCGGATGGCCCACATCCTCTGTCGCCCGGTGTCCTACCAGGGTGTGTCCATGGCGACTGGGGAGAAACGGGACAAGGCGGTGAGGATGATCATCGTGGTGGCAGCAGTGTTCTGCATAAGCTTCCTGCCATTTCACCTCACAAAGACCATGTACCTGGTGGTGCGCACTCTGCCAACTGTGCCCTGCGAGACCAGAAACCTGTTCTCAATCATATACAAGAGCACCAGGCCGTTTGCCAGCATGAACAGCTTTCTGGATCcaattctattttatttcaCCCAGCCACGCTATCGCAGGAGCACCAGGAGGTTTGTGCTCAGAGTCACCACCCTCAAGGACAAAGGCACCAGTGTATAA